A genomic stretch from Chitinophagales bacterium includes:
- a CDS encoding DUF1573 domain-containing protein, producing the protein MKKLIFSIAFLSLIALKSFSQTATTPAANTVPGNAPSATPADNPNAGDFSFKEETFDFGNIGKGTPVTHEFTFNNTGKEPIVISNVQASCGCTTPKWPKEPILPGKTSTIQVQYNAAHPGGFNKSVTITSNAKSASKVLYIKGVVQDQTEQTTPDKPPNILSTPNNN; encoded by the coding sequence ATGAAAAAATTAATATTTTCGATTGCCTTTTTAAGTCTTATTGCCTTAAAAAGTTTTTCCCAAACTGCTACAACACCGGCAGCTAATACAGTCCCTGGCAATGCACCCAGCGCAACACCGGCGGACAACCCTAATGCAGGTGATTTCTCATTTAAAGAAGAAACTTTTGATTTTGGGAATATTGGAAAAGGAACTCCGGTAACCCACGAGTTTACCTTTAACAATACAGGAAAGGAACCCATTGTAATCAGTAATGTACAGGCTTCATGCGGTTGCACTACTCCTAAATGGCCTAAAGAGCCTATTCTTCCAGGGAAAACTTCTACAATACAGGTACAATATAATGCGGCTCACCCGGGTGGATTCAATAAATCAGTAACCATTACTTCCAATGCCAAGAGCGCAAGCAAGGTTCTTTATATCAAAGGTGTAGTTCAGGATCAGACAGAACAAACCACACCCGACAAACCACCTAATATACTCAGCACGCCTAACAATAATTAA